In Clostridia bacterium, the following proteins share a genomic window:
- a CDS encoding NfeD family protein, whose product MSSMAFGADFWNEFVRLFTGMGVAAGICIVLGLILVIIEIFQPGFGFFGGLGTLLIIAGIVIRMLQGGSLLMLFIMIFIVVVILLGAFLIMVRSMKYGWLSRTDLIQTGTAVSPERSEATQDFSKLVNRTGKTTTPLRPSGKAVIDGTVYDVVAQGAFIDVNKDIKVVEVEGVRIVVLEQ is encoded by the coding sequence ATGAGTTCTATGGCTTTTGGAGCAGATTTTTGGAATGAATTTGTTAGATTATTTACTGGAATGGGAGTGGCTGCAGGAATTTGTATCGTCCTTGGTCTAATTCTTGTAATAATAGAAATTTTTCAGCCTGGATTTGGTTTTTTTGGCGGACTTGGCACATTGTTGATTATTGCCGGTATTGTCATTCGAATGCTTCAGGGCGGAAGCCTTTTGATGCTGTTTATCATGATATTTATTGTAGTAGTAATTTTGCTGGGTGCTTTCTTGATAATGGTAAGGTCAATGAAGTACGGATGGCTGTCTCGAACAGATCTTATCCAGACAGGAACAGCAGTAAGTCCCGAACGCTCCGAGGCCACACAAGATTTTAGTAAGCTCGTTAATCGCACAGGAAAAACAACTACACCGTTAAGACCTAGCGGCAAGGCTGTTATTGACGGTACTGTATATGATGTTGTCGCACAAGGCGCTTTTATAGATGTGAACAAAGATATAAAAGTTGTTGAGGTTGAAGGCGTAAGGATAGTAGTTTTGGAACAATAA